In the genome of Streptomyces sp. P3, the window GCGGTGTCGAGGGGTTGCGGGTCTTCGCCGACTCCGACGGCCAGACCATCGAGGCCGTCCACGGCCTGCCGCTCGCCGACACCCCCTTCGAGTCCCCGCTGGGGGTCCGGTTCGTCACCGGCGAGCTGGGGGCCGGGCACGTCTTCCTGTCCAGCTCGGGCAGTTCGAGCGAGCTGGCGGAGTTCTACCGGCAGGAGCTGGACTTCAAGCTGACCGACACGATCTCCATGGCGAAGCTGGGATCGGACGACGACGCCTACTTCCTGCACTGCAACCCGCGCCACCACTCGGTCGCCGTCGCCCGCATCCCCGGGCCGCCCCCGGGCCTCATCCACATCATGCTCGAAGTCCCCGACTTCTCCACCGTCGGCCGCGTCATGAGCAACATCGACGACGATCCCGACCACATCGCCATCACCCTGGGCGAGCACTCGAACGACCAGGTGACGTCGTTCTACGTGGACACGCCGTCGGGCTTCCAGATCGAGTACGGCTGCGAGGGCATCGTCATCGACGACGCCACCTGGCAGGTCGCCCACTACGACTCGACGAGCAACTGGGGCCACAAGTTCGTCGGCCCTCGCGCCTGACCCCGGAGAGGAAGGACAGCTGTGTCCACACCCAAGGCCCTGACCGAATCGGCCACCAGCAAGTACCTGCAGACGGCCAAGTGGAAGCTGCACTACAACGAGGCGGGCGACGGTCACCCGCTGGTCCTGCTGCACGGGGGAGGCCCCGGTGCGAGCGGGTGGAGCAACTACTCCGAGAACATCGACTTCTTCGCGCGCCACTACAGGGTGTTCGCCATCGACATGCCCGGCTGGGGCAAGAGCGACACGGCCGAGCCGGGCGACCGTGACCATGTGGAGGCCCTCGGACTGGCGCTGGACGCACTCGGCCTCGACCGGGTCGCCCTCATCGGCAACTCGATGGGCGGTGCGACGACACTCCGGTTCACCGCGGAGCATCCCGAGCGCGTCAGTCACCTCGTCCCGATGGGAGCCAACGCCCCCGGCACCAACATGTTCGGCCCGCCCAACCACAGGTCGGAGGGGATCCGCGCCATCGGCCGCGCCTACTTCGACCCGTCGCCGGCGAACTTCCAGGCGATGGTCGGCGCGCTCGCGAACGACCCGGCCCTCGCCGAGGACGCCGACCTCGCCCAGCGGCGTTCGGAGGCGGCGCTCGCCCGTCCCGACCATCTGGAGAACTGGAAGCTGTCGGCGCCCCGTGGGGAGCTGAACGGTCCTCCGCAGCTGTACCAGGCCGTGCCGCGGTTGCTGGGCGGGCTCACCGTGCCCACGCTGCTGGTGCACGGGCGGGACGACCGTGCCGTCCCCCTGGAGAACTCGCTGCGGCTGCTGGCGATGATTCCGTCCGCCCGGCTGTACGTCATCAACAACTGCGGTCACTGGGCGCAGATGGAACACCCCGAGGAGTTCAACCGCGTCGTGCACGAGTTCATCTCGGCCAACTGACCTCTCGGAGCAGGCGGCACGCGCGCTCGCGCGGGCCGCCTGCTCCCCGCGCACAGAGGTGACGAACGACCATCCAGTCAAGGAGATCGGCCTTATGGCGACCATCACGGAGAACCCCGGCGCTTTCACAGTGGTCGTGGTCCTCGACCTGCCCGAGAAGGACTGCGACGCGATTCTCGACCTGGTCGGGCGACGCGTCGAAGAGCAGATCCGGTACGTGCCCGGCTTCCTGGCGGGCAGCTGGTTCGAGCGGCTGTCCCACGGGATCGGTGGTGATCTGGAGGCGCAGACCGCTCCGGTGGGCTGTCGCCGGATAGCGGAGTACATCCAGTGGCGGGACAAGGCCTCCTTCCAGGCGTTCCTCGCCGATTCCACGCTGTCCGGGCACATGGCCAAGGTGGACGAGGTCGCCGCACAGGTGTGGTGGCGGGGCTACGAGGTGCGTACGGTCGTAACGGCGGGGGGCCGGGTGGCGGGGGACCGGGCGGCGGCGCTGAGGATCTCACCGGATGTGATCACCCAGGTGGTGCGGCGCGACACGGTTCCGGGGAATCAGGGCTGGGTCACCGAGTACACGGTCGCCGAGACCGAACGAGTGACCAGACACCTGCCCGGCTTCGCGGGGTCGGCCATCCACCTCGACCAGGACGGCGGGGTGCTGGAGTACGTCCAGTGGGACGGCGTCGAACACGTCCAGGAGGCTTACGCCGACCCGGAGTTCAGCGAACACATCCCGGTGGTGGGCCACTACGCGAGATCCGACGGGGATCTGTACCGACTCCTGCGCACGATAGACGGAGCCGACGCGCCGGGCGCGACCACGGCGCCTGTGAACGCGGTACGACAGGGTTGACGAAAGACATGGAGGCACCGCCGCCGACGGCATGGATGAGGGGCTTGGGTGTGCCGGTGCGCGCGTTCGCAAGCCATAAAATGGGCGTAAGTACCTCGATACGATCGAGTGATCATGGGCAGCTGGGATGCTCGCTCAGCCGGCTCCCCGCCGGTCGGGAGCGGGTACGCCTCGTCCTCGACCTCCCTCGTCACGGCTGTTACGGATGAGCCCGGCACCGTCACGGAGTGGAGCCGCGGCGCCGAGCGGCTTCTCGGGTACCCGGCCTCCGACGTCGTAGGACGTAGGCGGGAATTCCGGCGGCCGAGCGCAGCCTTCGTCGAGGTGGAGGAACGCGTTCCGTTCCGTCGTCCATGCCGACTCCTGGAACCGTGCTGACGCGAGCGCCCGGCCGACGACGTCGCCCTGCTGATCGCCCGCACCCGTGCCCTCGGCGCCGACCACGTGGCACCTGGGAGCTGCCCGCCGACCCCGCCGCCGTCTCCCAGGCCCGCAAGCAGGCCGCCGCCCGCGTCGCCGCATGGGGGCTCGATGATGCCGCCTTCACCACTGAACTCGTCGTCAGCGAACTGGTCACCAACGCCATCCGCTACGGACATGCGCCCATCGAGCTACGGCTCATCCACGACCAGGCCCTCCTCTGCGAGGTCTCCGACGCCAGCACCACCGCCCCGCATCTGCGCCGGGCCCGCGTCTTCGACGAAGGCGGCCGCGGACTGCTGCTCGTCGCTCAGATGTCCCGGCGCTGGGGCTCCCGCCAGACCGCGGCAGGAAAGGCGATCTGGGCCGAGTTCGACCTGCTGTGACCGAACACCGCGAACCCTCGAAGGCGACGAGTGCCGGACCTGGCCGATCATCGCCGCCCCCGGCCGTACCGGCCCTTCACGACGTCCCGGGCGACCGCGCCTCTTCCTTCCGGGCCGTCCGACCGCATAGGTGGGACGGCCCTCGCGCCGGGCGGTGATGCTCGACCCGCGTCACGGCCCCGACAAGGAGCGGTGCCGGAGTCGCCCGCGGCGGCGTGGCCGTCCGGGGGCCACGGCCGGAAATCTTCCTTGCGTAGCGTCCGGCCCCCGTCGCCGTCCATGGGACGAGCAGGGCCTCCACCGTGTCGTCATCACCCTGAAACCTTGTCGATACGTCCTGACAAAGCTATTGACATCACTCCGAGGGCGTTTCATAGTACGTGCTCTAGAGCGCGCTAGTAACGCGCTCTAGATGGCCGAGAGCAGGCAGCGCACACCCGCCGCTGCCGCCGACGACGACGGGATCTCCCGCCGCGCACGGCGCCCCTGACCACACGCCCGGTCGGCACGCCGGACCGGGCTCTCCTTCGAGGCCGTCAGCCCATTTCCCACCCTGATCAGCACAGTGAGGTGCAAGGGACATGCACAGAAACCACCGAGCCGCCGCCCTGACCGCCGCAGTCCTCGCCGGCACCCTGACGCTCGCCGCCTGCTCCAGCAGCAGCGGCGGCAAGAAGGCCGAGGACGGCGGCGAGGCGGCCTCCGCGGGCAAGGCGACGACCCCGCGCATGACCGTGGCCATGGTCACCCACGCCTCCCCCGGCGACACCTTCTGGGACCTGGTCCGCAAGGGCGCCCAGGCCGCGGCCGCCAAGGACAACGTCAAGCTCGTGTACTCCTCCGACCCGAGCGCGGGCAACCAGGCCAACCTGGTGCAGAACGCGATCGACCAGAAGGTCGACGGCATCGCCCTGACCGCCGCCAAGCCGGACGCGTTGAAGGAGGTCGTGGCCAAGGCCAAGACTGCAGGCATCCCGGTCGTCGGCTTCAACTCCGGTGTCGACGACTGGAAGAAGCTCGGAATGCTGGAGTACTTCGGCCAGGACGAGAACATCGCCGGCCAGGCGTTCGGCGGGCGGCTGAACGACCTCGGCGCCAAGCACGCCCTGTGCGTCATCCAGGAGCAGGGGCAGGTGGCGCTGGAGGCGCGCTGTGCCGGTGTGAAGCAGGGCTTCAAGGGCAAGACGGACGTCCTGTACGTCAACGGCACCGACATGCCGTCGGTGAAGTCGACGATCACCGCGAAGCTCAAGCAGGACTCCTCGATCGACCAGGTCGTCACCCTCGGCGCCCCCATCGCGCTCACCGCCGTCCAGTCCCTCTCCGACGCCGGCAGCAAGGCGAAGGTCGCCACCTTCGACCTCAACAAGGACCTCGTCAAGGCCGTCCAGGACGGTCAGGTCGAGTTCGCTGTCGACCAGCAGCCGTACCTCCAGGGCTACCTGGCGGTCGACTCGCTGTGGCTCTACAAGACGAACGGCAACTTCAGCGGCGGCGGCACGGCCCCGGTCCTGACCGGCCCCGCGTTCATCACCAAGGAGAACGTCGACGCCGTCGCCGGGTTCGCCGCCAAGGGAACGCGGTGATGAGTGTGACCCAGCATGCCGAGCCGGCGGTGACCGCACCGCCGGCCTCCGGCCCCGAGGCGGCCGACGGGCGCACCGCCCGGCGGCCCCTGGCCCTCCGGCTGCTCGCCCGTCCCGAGGTGGGCGTTCTCCTCGGCGCCGCAGCGGTGTACGTGTTCTTCCTCGTCGCCGCGCCGCCCGTGCGCGACGGCGGCTCGATGGCGAACGTGCTGTACCAGTCGTCGACCATCGGCATCATGGCGATTCCGGTGGCCCTGCTGATGATCGGCGGGGAGTTCGACCTGTCGGCCGGTGTCGCCGTGATCACCTCGGCGCTGACCGCGAGCATGCTGAGCTACCAGCTCAGTGTGAACGTGTGGGTCGGCGCGGTCCTGGCGCTCGTCGTGTCCCTCGCGATCGGCTTCCTCAACGGCTGGCTGGTCGTCAGGACCGGCCTGCCCAGCTTCCTGATCACCCTCGGCAGCTTCCTGGGCCTCCAGGGCGTCAACCTCGCGGTGACCAAGCTGGTCACCGGCAACGTCGCCACCGACGACATCAGCGACATGGACGGCTTCGCCCAGGCGAAGAAGATCTTCGCGTCGACCTTCGACATCGGCGGGGTGCAGGTCAAGATCACCGTGGTGTACTGGCTCGTCTTCGCCGCCCTGGCCACCTGGATGCTGCTGCGCACCAGGTACGGCAACTGGATTTTCGCGGTCGGCGGCGACAAGGAGTCCTCACGGGCGGTCGGCGTGCCCGTGAACTTCACCAAGATCTCGCTGTTCATGCTGGTCGGCCTCGGCGCCTGGTTCGTCGGCATGCACCAGCTCTTCACCTTCAACACTGTGCAGTCCGGCGAGGGTGTGGGCCAGGAGCTGATCTTCATCGCCGCGGCGGTGATCGGCGGCTGTCTGCTGACCGGCGGTGCGGGCTCGGCGATCGGCCCGGTGTTCGGCGCTTTCATGTTCGGCATGGTGCAGCAGGGCATCGTCTACGCCGGCTGGAACCCCGACTGGTTCAAGGCCTTCCTCGGCGTCATGCTGCTCGGCGCCGTCCTGATCAACCAGTACATCCAGCGCTCGGCGACCCGGAGGTGACCCGATGACGACGAACACATCCGGAACTAAGGGGGCCACCAGCCCCGCCACCCCGCCCGAGACCGGGGACGGCCCGATCGTCGAACTGCGCGGCGCGGGCAAGTCCTACGGCAACATCCGTGCCCTGCACGGCGTGAGCCTCGCCGTCCATCCCGGGCGGGTGACCTGTGTGCTCGGCGACAACGGGGCCGGCAAGTCCACCCTCATCAAGATCGTCTCCGGGCTGCACCAGCACACCGAGGGCGAGTTCCTCGTCGACGGCCGGCCGGTGCGCTTCACGACGCCCCGCGAGGCCCTCGACCGCGGTATCGCCACCGTCTACCAGGACCTCGCCACCGTCCCCCTGATGCCGGTCTGGCGCAACTTCTTCCTCGGCTCCGAGATGACCAAGGGCCCCTGGCCCGTGCGCCGTCTCGACATCGACGCCATGAAGAGGACCGCCGACCGCGAACTGCGCAACATGGGCATCGTCCTGGACGACCTCGAACAGCCCATCGGCACGCTCTCCGGCGGCCAGCGTCAGTGCGTCGCCATCGCCCGCGCCGTCTACTTCGGCGCCCGGGTGCTGATCCTGGACGAGCCCACCGCCGCCCTCGGCGTCAAGCAGTCCGGCGTGGTCCTGAAGTACATCGCCGCCGCCCGCGACCGCGGCCTCGGCGTCATCTTCATCACCCACAACCCGCACCACGCCTACATGGTCGGCGACCACTTCAGCGTCCTGCGCCTCGGCACCATGGAGCTCACCGCCTCCCGTGACCGGGTCAGCCTCGAAGAGCTCACCAACCACATGGCCGGCGGCGCCGAACTCGCGGCTCTCAAGCACGAGTTGTCCCAGGTGCGTGGCGTCGACGTCGACGAGCTGCCCGAGGAGTCCGACCTCACCGCACCCGTGTCGGCCAAGGGCGGCGCGGCCGCGTCCTGACGGGCGGCGCGAACACCGACCGTCCCCACCTGCCGGTGGGCGTCCGCGACGCCCACCGGCGTCATCCCCGAGCACCGAGGGAGGCTTTGGCGTGAGCACGGTTCGCGTCGGAGTGATCGGCACCGGCGTCATGGGGCCGATCATGTGAACACCCTGCATCGCCTTGTGTCCGGCGCCCACGTCACGATGGTCGCCGACATCGATGTGGAGCTGGCGGGGCGACGGTCGCACGCTCCGTCCCCGACGCCCGCGCCACGGGGGACCCGTACGCCCTGATCGCGGACGCGGAGGTCGACGCCGTCGTCGTCGCCTCGCACGACGCGACCCACGCCGATCTCCCCGCACTTGGAGGCGGCGGAGGTCGCCCGGCGCATCGAGGCCGGACGGCTCCAGACCCCGCTCAGACCCCTGCCCGACTCCGTGGCCACCCTGCGGGTGATGGACGAGATCCGCCGGCTGTGCGGCATCTCCTTCCCCGGAGAGGTCACGGGCCCGCCCACCGCGTGACGGTCCGCGGGCATCAGCGTTCCGGCGGCGGCCCGCTGGTCCCCCGTACCACCAGCTTCGGTTCCACCACGGCCTCCCGCGGCTCGCGTCGGGAGTCTTCCAACCGCTCCACCGCGAACCTGACGGCGTGCTCGGCCATGAGGCCCGCGTCCTGGCGCACGGTGGTCAGGCCGATCGGCATGAGGTGGGAGAGGTGGCTGTCGTCGTAGCCGACGACGGACATGTCGCGCGGGACCTCGACGCCGGCCCGGGTCAGGGCCATCAGCAGGCCCATGGCGCTGCGGTCGTTGCCGGCGAGCACCGCTGTCGGCAGCGGCCGCCCTTCGTCGCGTTCCGCCAGCAGCAGACGGCCGGCCTCGATGCCGGACCGCTCCGTGTGATCCCCCGGGATCACCCGATCCTGCGCTTCCAGCCCGTGGCGCCGCATCGCCGCCCGGTAGGCGCGCCGCCGCTCGGCCGAGCCGGGGCCCTTGCCGCCGTCGAGGTGCACGATCCTGCGATGGCCCAGCTCGACGAGATGGTCCATCGCCTGCCGTATGCCCTTGCCCTCGGCCGAGTGCACGAAGTCCACGTGCGCGTGCGTGACCCGCCGGCTGACGGACACGGCGACCGTGCGACGCCCCAACTCCTCCAGGAAGGCCGGCTCGGCAAAGGAGCCCAGTAGGATCAGCGCCTCACAGCGATGGCTGAGCAGCGCCTCGACTGCCTTCTCCTCGCTGCGGCCCTGCGTGGCGGCGGACAACAACACCTCGTAACCAAGGCGCTCCGCCTCCGGGTAGACGCCCTCGATGAGGTTGGTGTGGAAGGCCTGCTGGACGGTGAACATCACGCCGAGGGTGCGGCTGCGGCCCCGGGCCAGCAGTCGGGCCGCGCTGTCGGGGTGGTAGCCGATCTCGTCGGCGACCCGCAGCACCCGCTGCCGCGTCTCCTCGCTCGCACCCGGCTGGTTGCGGAACACGATCGAGACCAGCGCCCGCGACACACCCGCCTTCTCGGCGACGTCCGCCATCGTGGGCCGCTGCCTGCCTGGTCCATCCACCCGTACCCCACCTTCCGACGACGCCCACCTGGGCGGCGATCTTGAAATCTTCCGGCAACAGACTATTGACATGACATTTGGACTGGGGTCATCGTACTCGGACTAGAGCGCACTAGTAGAGCGCGACAGGAAACTCTTCCGAGACATCCCCGGGGCCTCCCCGCGAGCCTTCCGGAACGAAGGGACACCAGCGTTATGCCGTTCGAAGTGCTGACCATGGGCCGTGTGGGAGTGGACGTCTATCCGCTCCAGACCGGTGTCGGGCTGGCCGAGGTCACCTCGTTCGGCAAGTACCTGGGCGGCAGCCCGACCAACGTCGCCGTGGCGGCGGCCCGGTACGGCCGTACGGCCGCGGTGGTCACCAAGACCGGCCGGGACCCGTTCGGCGACTTCGTGCGCGCCGCTCTGGAGGGCTACGGCGTCGACAGCCGTTACGTCGGTACGTCGGACATCGCACCCACCCCGGTGACGTTCTGCGAGATCTTCCCGCCGGACGACTTCCCGCTCTGGTTCTACCGCCTGCCCAAGGCGCCCGACCTGGACATCGCCGCCGCCGAACTGGACCTGGACGCGGTCCGCGAGGCGGCCGTGTTCTGGATGACGGGCACGGGACTGAGCGAGGAGCCCAGCCGTTCGGCCACCTTGGCCGCGCTGCGGCACCGGGCCAGGGCGGGCGTCACGGTGTTCGACCTGGACTGGCGGCCGATGTTCTGGGCCGACCCCGCCCGGGCCCGCGTCTCCTACGCCGAGGCGCTGCGGCACACCACGGTCGCGGTCGGCAACCTCGACGAGTGCGAGGTCGCCACCGGCGAGCGCGACCCCCACGCCGCGGCCGACGCACTGCTCGAGGCAGGTGTGGAACTGGCAGTGGTCAAACAGGGCCCCAAGGGTGTGCTGGCCGTGCACCGCGGCGGTGAGGTCGCCGAGATCGCGCCTGTGCCGGTGGACGTGGTCAACGGGCTCGGGGCGGGCGACGCCTTCGGGGGAGCCCTCTGCCACGGACTGCTGTCGGGCTGGGACCTGCGCCGCACCGTGTCCTTCGCCAACGCCGCCGGCGCCCTCGTCGCCGGCCGCCTGTCCTGTTCGGACGCCATGCCGACCGAGGACGAAGTCCACACCAAGCTCGATGAGGTGACCAGTGTCTGAGAAGCTGAGTCGGATCGTGTCCGCCCGGGTGAGCGACCCCGGCGCCATCGCGGCCGCCGCCGCCCGCCGCGTCCGGGCCGCCTCGCCGCTGGGCGAGCACGGCAAGGCGATGATCATCGCCGCCGACCACCCCGCGCGCGGCGCCAACGGCGTCGGCGGCGACCCCAACGCCATGGCCGACCGCTCCGAACTGCTCGACCGGCTGTGCACCGCGCTGGAGCGCCCCGGCGTGACCGGGGTGCTGGGCACCGCCGACATCCTCGAAGACCTCCTCCTGCTCGGCGTGCTGGACGGCAAGAGCGTCTTCGGGTCCATGAACCGGGCGGGCCTGGCCGGGTCGGTGTTCGAGATCGACGACCGGTTCACCGGCTACGACGCCGCCACCATCGCGGCGATGGGCTTCGACGGCGGCAAGATGCTCACCCGGGTCGCCCTCGGCGACGCGGCGACACCCTCGGCCCTGGAGAACACCGCCCGGGCGGTCGACGAGCTCAACGACCGCGGCCTGATCGCGATGGTCGAGCCGTTCCTGTCCGAGTGGCGGGACGGGAGGATCCGCAACGACCTGTCCACGGACGCGGTCGTCAAGTCCATCACGATCGCCTCGGGTCTGGGCCGCCGCACCGCCTACACCTGGCTGAAGCTGCCGGTGGTCGAGAACATGGAGCGGGTCCTGGTTTCCTCCACGCTCCCCGCGCTGCTGCTGGGCGGCGAGGTCAAGGACGCCGACGCCGCGTTCGCCTCCTGGGGGAGGGCCCTGAAGCAGCCCACCGCTCAAGGGCTGGTCGTCGGACGGTCCCTGCTGTACCCGTCGAGCGGGGACGTGGCCGGTGCCGTCGACAAGGCGGTGAGCCTGCTGTGATCTCCACGAACCAGTACCACCTGCCGAGGGGCAGTGCCGCCCACGGCCCCTACGACGTGCAGGTCACGCCGGAATCGGCGGGCTGGGCACACTCCGGCCTCAGCATCCTGACCCTGGGGCCGGGCGAGGCGCACACCCTGTCCACCGGAGAGTCCGAGTTCCTGGTGCTGCCGCTGACGGGCTCGTGCACCGTCACCACGGACGGCGGTGTCTTCGCACTCGAAGGCCGCACAGGCGTGTTCGCCTCGGTCACCGACTTCGCGTACCTCCCCCGTGCGTCGGAGGCCACCCTCAGCAGTGCGTTCGGCGGGACGTACGCGCTGCCCAGCGCCCGTACCGAGCGCGGGGGCCTCCCTGCCCGGTACGGGCGCAAGGAGGACGTCCCCGTCGAACTGCGGGGTGCGGGAGCCTGCTCCCGGCAGGTCAACAACTACTGCCTGCCGGGTGCCTTCGACGCCGAGCAATTGCTCGTGTGCGAGGTGCTGACCCCGGGCGGCAACTGGTCGTCCTATCCTCCGCACAAGCACGACGAGGCCCGGCCGGGCGAGGAGTCGGAGCTGGAGGAGATCTACTACTTAGAGGTCTCCGGCGGCGAGAACGGCTTCGGCTACCAGCGCGTCTACGGCACCCCCGAGCGCCCCATCGACGTGCTGGCGGAGATCCGCTCCGGCGACACCGTGCTGGTCCCGCACGGGTGGCACGGCCCGTCCGTCGCGGCTCCCGGCTACGACCTCTACTACCTCAACGTCATGGCCGGTCCCGGGCAGGACCGCGCCTGGCTGATCTGTGACGACCCCGCGCACGGCTGGGTGCGTTCGACGTGGGACGCCCAGGACATCGACGACCGGCTGCCCTTCGGAGAGAACCGATGAACACCGTCCGCCTCACCACCGCGCAGGCCCTGGTGCGCTTCCTGGCCAACCAGTACAGCGAGCGCGACGGCCAGGAACACCGTCTGATCCCCGGCGTGTGGGGCATCTTCGGACACGGCAACGTGGCCGGCCTCGGGCAGGCACTGCTCCAGGCCGCCACCACCGGCGAGGCCGACCTGCCGTACTACCTGGCCCGCAACGAGCAGGGCATGGTGCACGCCTCCGTCGCCTACGCCAAGATGCGCGACCGGCTCGCCGCGTTCGCCTGCACCGCCTCGACCGGCCCCGGCTCCACCAACATGATCACTGGCGCCGCGCTGGCGACGACCAACCGGCTGCCGGTGCTCCTCCTCCCCTCGGACATGTTCGCCACCCGCGCCGCCGACCCGGTCCTCCAGCAGCTGGAGGACACCCGCGGAGGGGACGTCACCGTCAACGACGCCTTCCGCGCCGTGTCGAAGTACTTCGACCGCGTCTCCCGTCCCGAGCAGCTGATCCCGGCCGCGCTGGCCGCGATGCGGGTGCTGACCGACCCGGTCGAGACCGGCGCCGTCACCCTCGCGCTGCCGCAGGACGTGCAGGCCGAGGCCCACGACTGGCCGGTGGACTTCTTCCGGCGGCGGGTGTGGCACGTGGGCCGCCCGGTGCCGGAGCCGGCCGCCGTCGCACGCGCGGCCCGGCTGCTGCGGGGCGCGCGGAAGCCGCTGATCGTGGCGGGCGGCGGCGCCGTCTATTCCGGTGCGGAGACCGCGCTGCGGGCGTTCGCCGAGTCCACCGGCATCCCCGTCGCCGACACCCACGCCGGCAAGGGCGCGGTGCCGTGGGACCACCCCTGCGCGGTCGGCGGCATCGGCTCGACCGGCTCCTACGCGGCCGACGAACTGGCGAGGGAGGCGGACGTGGTGCTGGGCATCGGCACCCGCTACTCCGACTTCACCACCGCCAGCCACACCGTCTTCGGCAACCCGGACGTCGCCTTCGTCAACCTCAACGTCGCCCGCCTGGACGCCGTCAAGCACTCCGCCGAGCCGCTGGTGGCCGACGCCCGCCTGGGCGTCCAGGCCCTCGCCGAGGCCCTGGACGGCTGGGAGGCGGACCCGTCGTACCGGGTGAGGACCCGCGAACTCATCGCCCGCACAAGGGAGATCGAGGAGCGGTGCTTCACCGCCGGCCACGGTCCGCTGCCGGCCCAGACCGAGATCCTCGGCGCCCTCAACGACGTCCTGGACGACCGCGCGGTGGTCATCAACGCGGCCGGTTCGATGCCGGGCGACCTGCAGCAGCTGTGGCGGGCCCGGGACCCGAAGGCCTACCACGTGGAGTACGCCTACTCCTGCATGGGCTACGAGGTCGCCGCCGGCGTCGGCGTGAAGATGGCCGACCCGTCCCGCGAGGTCGTCGTGCTCGTGGGCGACGGCTCGTACCTGATGATGGCCCAGGAGATCGCCACCATGGTCTCCGAGGGACTGAAGGTCGTCGTCGTCCTCGTCCAGAACCATGGCTTCGCCTCCATCGGCGCCCTGTCGGAGTCACTGGGTTCGCAGCGCTTCGGCACCAAGTACCGCTATCGAGACGGCGATTCGGGCCTCCTGGACGGCGACGTCCTGCCGGTCGACCTCGCCGCCAACGCCGCCAGCCTCGGCGCGGAGGTGCTGCACGCCACCACCGTCGACGAGTTCCGCTCGGCGATGGAGAAGGCGAAGTCCGCCACCCGCACCACCGTCGTCCACGTCGAGACCGACCTGTACGGCCCCAACCCGCCCGGCCACGGCTGGTGGGACGTGCCCGTGAGCGAGGTCTCCGCCCTGGAGTCCACCCGGGCCGCCTATGCCACGTACGCCGCCCACAAGCACCACCAGCGCCACTACCTCTAAGGACACCGCTGTCGTGAACACCATTCCCCACTGGATCAACGGCTCCCCGACCGAGGGCTCCGCCACCGTCACCCAGCCGGTGTACAACCCGGCCACCGGCGCCGAGCGGGCGCGTGTCGTCCTGGGCGGCGGCGCGGACGTGGACGCCGCAGTGCAGGCCGCCTCCGCTGCCTTCGAGACCTGGTCGGAGTCCTCCCTCACCACGCGCACACAGGTGATGTTCGCCTTCCGCCAGCTGCTCGTGGAGCACGAGG includes:
- the iolC gene encoding 5-dehydro-2-deoxygluconokinase; the encoded protein is MPFEVLTMGRVGVDVYPLQTGVGLAEVTSFGKYLGGSPTNVAVAAARYGRTAAVVTKTGRDPFGDFVRAALEGYGVDSRYVGTSDIAPTPVTFCEIFPPDDFPLWFYRLPKAPDLDIAAAELDLDAVREAAVFWMTGTGLSEEPSRSATLAALRHRARAGVTVFDLDWRPMFWADPARARVSYAEALRHTTVAVGNLDECEVATGERDPHAAADALLEAGVELAVVKQGPKGVLAVHRGGEVAEIAPVPVDVVNGLGAGDAFGGALCHGLLSGWDLRRTVSFANAAGALVAGRLSCSDAMPTEDEVHTKLDEVTSV
- a CDS encoding LacI family DNA-binding transcriptional regulator is translated as MADVAEKAGVSRALVSIVFRNQPGASEETRQRVLRVADEIGYHPDSAARLLARGRSRTLGVMFTVQQAFHTNLIEGVYPEAERLGYEVLLSAATQGRSEEKAVEALLSHRCEALILLGSFAEPAFLEELGRRTVAVSVSRRVTHAHVDFVHSAEGKGIRQAMDHLVELGHRRIVHLDGGKGPGSAERRRAYRAAMRRHGLEAQDRVIPGDHTERSGIEAGRLLLAERDEGRPLPTAVLAGNDRSAMGLLMALTRAGVEVPRDMSVVGYDDSHLSHLMPIGLTTVRQDAGLMAEHAVRFAVERLEDSRREPREAVVEPKLVVRGTSGPPPER
- a CDS encoding sugar ABC transporter substrate-binding protein, with translation MHRNHRAAALTAAVLAGTLTLAACSSSSGGKKAEDGGEAASAGKATTPRMTVAMVTHASPGDTFWDLVRKGAQAAAAKDNVKLVYSSDPSAGNQANLVQNAIDQKVDGIALTAAKPDALKEVVAKAKTAGIPVVGFNSGVDDWKKLGMLEYFGQDENIAGQAFGGRLNDLGAKHALCVIQEQGQVALEARCAGVKQGFKGKTDVLYVNGTDMPSVKSTITAKLKQDSSIDQVVTLGAPIALTAVQSLSDAGSKAKVATFDLNKDLVKAVQDGQVEFAVDQQPYLQGYLAVDSLWLYKTNGNFSGGGTAPVLTGPAFITKENVDAVAGFAAKGTR
- a CDS encoding PAS domain S-box protein, producing MGSWDARSAGSPPVGSGYASSSTSLVTAVTDEPGTVTEWSRGAERLLGYPASDVVGRRREFRRPSAAFVEVEERVPFRRPCRLLEPC
- a CDS encoding ATP-binding cassette domain-containing protein, with amino-acid sequence MTTNTSGTKGATSPATPPETGDGPIVELRGAGKSYGNIRALHGVSLAVHPGRVTCVLGDNGAGKSTLIKIVSGLHQHTEGEFLVDGRPVRFTTPREALDRGIATVYQDLATVPLMPVWRNFFLGSEMTKGPWPVRRLDIDAMKRTADRELRNMGIVLDDLEQPIGTLSGGQRQCVAIARAVYFGARVLILDEPTAALGVKQSGVVLKYIAAARDRGLGVIFITHNPHHAYMVGDHFSVLRLGTMELTASRDRVSLEELTNHMAGGAELAALKHELSQVRGVDVDELPEESDLTAPVSAKGGAAAS
- a CDS encoding ABC transporter permease is translated as MSVTQHAEPAVTAPPASGPEAADGRTARRPLALRLLARPEVGVLLGAAAVYVFFLVAAPPVRDGGSMANVLYQSSTIGIMAIPVALLMIGGEFDLSAGVAVITSALTASMLSYQLSVNVWVGAVLALVVSLAIGFLNGWLVVRTGLPSFLITLGSFLGLQGVNLAVTKLVTGNVATDDISDMDGFAQAKKIFASTFDIGGVQVKITVVYWLVFAALATWMLLRTRYGNWIFAVGGDKESSRAVGVPVNFTKISLFMLVGLGAWFVGMHQLFTFNTVQSGEGVGQELIFIAAAVIGGCLLTGGAGSAIGPVFGAFMFGMVQQGIVYAGWNPDWFKAFLGVMLLGAVLINQYIQRSATRR
- a CDS encoding alpha/beta fold hydrolase: MSTPKALTESATSKYLQTAKWKLHYNEAGDGHPLVLLHGGGPGASGWSNYSENIDFFARHYRVFAIDMPGWGKSDTAEPGDRDHVEALGLALDALGLDRVALIGNSMGGATTLRFTAEHPERVSHLVPMGANAPGTNMFGPPNHRSEGIRAIGRAYFDPSPANFQAMVGALANDPALAEDADLAQRRSEAALARPDHLENWKLSAPRGELNGPPQLYQAVPRLLGGLTVPTLLVHGRDDRAVPLENSLRLLAMIPSARLYVINNCGHWAQMEHPEEFNRVVHEFISAN
- a CDS encoding VOC family protein is translated as MSVFTSLGYVVVRGPLDEWTRFAAETIGAQPVRHAGGDLGLRLDEHAYRIVVEDGAPAGPRSLAALGFTVQDATALAALEDRLTSRGIKVGEDEELRARRGVEGLRVFADSDGQTIEAVHGLPLADTPFESPLGVRFVTGELGAGHVFLSSSGSSSELAEFYRQELDFKLTDTISMAKLGSDDDAYFLHCNPRHHSVAVARIPGPPPGLIHIMLEVPDFSTVGRVMSNIDDDPDHIAITLGEHSNDQVTSFYVDTPSGFQIEYGCEGIVIDDATWQVAHYDSTSNWGHKFVGPRA